In the genome of Populus trichocarpa isolate Nisqually-1 chromosome 6, P.trichocarpa_v4.1, whole genome shotgun sequence, one region contains:
- the LOC7473586 gene encoding uncharacterized protein LOC7473586: protein MRTKLRIWWPNQLASSEPATPLNKNNLLLGWFASCSSVSVDVVVAFACNEASFSHSNSTLQEILRGVNGKMPVFLQERAAFSLLGQCVLYGRGNGKMSRDGMEGGDWRNSFTDGFDSVMNSRDLSDGKDGGSSCGCNELDGSHEQCRKECVENGLWIRLVYDSCEGYGKDVHRVPKLHHLHWNGQIVSHCNVHVVVYEIPVYGVHHFSLNLWKSSKPVKDPVKKPKWVNELEKNQPLLDLDTVILAINSAAAAKLALETRVGFKRSVSGFFIIISRSIAFMWQVLAIFVATISTLFYIVLQLFHNFSSFGSKTRIYTTSARVFCTTWTQIQIRCCQILYWPIVLQDNGLRSQSCVEYKENAVLHRNSMWSSLAVDLLLGNLMGLALLIHAESVCQWILTFANVITNELLRSGSVWLMGVPAGFKLNTELAGVLGMISLNAIQIWSTLWIFIGFLFIYFIKGLALLGILFGATIPAALIIDMASIATLHVSTLHWAISLLYSWQIQALAALWRLFRGRKWNPLRQRLDSYDYTVKQHIVGSLLFTPLLLLLPTTSVFYMFFTILSTTIALSCILIEVTISMIHSTPYIKIFLWLMRRRRFPSGIWFEIASCQNDSLEFARHDKVCSSSKKSYRNNDRGENRPSIMVSFLHSNFLSIGQVVLPHYRKVFSGVSDFAITSAHGALTGKRTVSTLGTCLPSTMPWLSIPAREYWCFCRNSVLACMEERDCNECQ from the exons ATGAGAACCAAGTTAAGAATTTGGTGGCCAAATCAACTAGCTTCATCTGAACCAGCAACACCTTTGAATAAGAATAATCTCTTGCTCGGTTGGTTTGCTTCTTGTTCTTCTGTTTCTGTTGATGTTGTAGTGGCCTTTGCTTGCAACGAAGCTTCATTTTCTCACTCCAATTCTACGCTCCAG GAGATTCTCCGCGGCGTAAATGGGAAAATGCCTGTGTTTTTACAGGAGAGAGCGGCCTTTTCACTTTTGGGTCAGTGTGTTTTGTATGGAAGAGGTAATGGGAAAATGTCGAGGGATGGAATGGAAGGTGGTGATTGGAGGAATTCATTTACTGATGGTTTTGATTCGGTGATGAATAGCCGGGATCTGTCCGATGGAAAGGATGGAGGGAGTAGTTGTGGGTGCAATGAACTTGATGGGTCGCATGAACAATGCAGGAAAGAGTGTGTTGAAAACGGGCTTTGGATTCGGTTGGTGTATGATTCTTGTGAAGGATATGGTAAAGACGTTCACCGGGTTCCAAAACTGCATCACTTGCATTGGAATGGGCAGATAGTTTCTCATTGCAATGTTCAC GTTGTCGTTTATGAAATTCCTGTATATGGGGTGCACCATTTCTCACTGAATCTTTGGAAGTCTTCCAAGCCAGTGAAAGATCCTGTCAAGAAACCCAAGTGGGTTAATGAACTTGAGAAAAATCAGCCTCTATTGGACTTG GATACAGTCATTCTGGCTATCAACAGTGCTGCAGCTGCTAAATTAGCTCTTGAGACACGTGTAGGCTTTAAGAGATCTGTTTCTGggtttttcatcatcatcagcag GTCTATTGCTTTCATGTGGCAAGTATTGGCCATTTTTGTGGCAACAATTTCCACTCTATTCTACATTGTTCTCCAGTTATTccataatttttcaagttttggaTCAAAAACACGGATATACACTACATCAGCGAGGGTGTTCTGCACTACATGGACACAAATTCAAATCCGCTGTTGTCAGATTTTGTACTGGCCCATCGTTCTTCAAGATAATGGCCTTAG GTCACAGTCATGCGTGGAATATAAGGAGAATGCTGTGTTACATAGGAATTCTATGTGGTCAAGTTTAGCTGTTGATCTTCTTTTGGGAAATTTGATGGGCTTGGCACTCTTAATTCATGCTGAATCTGTTTGCCAATGGATTTTGACCTTTGCCAATGTCATTACCAATGAGTTATTGCGCTCAGGTTCTGTGTGGTTGATGGGAGTGCCAGCAGGTTTCAAGTTGAATACAGAACTGGCAGGAGTTCTTGGCATGATTTCTCTTAATGCAATACAAATTTGGTCCACCCTTTGGATCTTTATTGGTTttctcttcatttatttcatcaaaGGACTTGCTCTACTGGGGATTCTTTTTGGGGCAACTATTCCTGCTGCTTTGATCATAGATATGGCTTCCATAGCAACATTGCATGTGTCAACTCTTCATTGGGCAATCTCACTTTTGTATTCCTGGCAAATTCAGGCTTTAGCAGCTCTCTGGCGTCTTTTCAG GGGTCGAAAGTGGAATCCTTTGCGTCAGAGATTAGATAGCTATGACTACACTGTGAAGCAACATATTGTGGGTTCCCTTCTGTTCACTCCACTTCTCCTTCTGTTACCAACAACTTCTGTTTTCTACATGTTCTTCACCATTTTGAGCACAACCATTGCTCTTTCTTGTATATTGATTGAAGTCACAATATCCATGATTCATAGCAcaccatatattaaaattttcctTTGGTTGATGAGACGGAGAAGATTTCCCTCTGGGATTTGGTTTGAAATTGCATCTTGTCAGAATGATTCTCTGGAGTTTGCACGTCATGACAAAGTATGTTCTTCCTCCAAGAAGTCTTATCGAAACAACGACAGAGGCGAAAACAGACCCAGCATTATGGTCTCATTTCTCCACAGCAACTTTTTGAGTATAG GACAAGTAGTTTTGCCTCACTATAGGAAGGTTTTCTCCGGAGTTTCTGATTTTGCCATTACATCAGCTCATGGAGCTCTTACTGGTAAAAG AACCGTATCTACTTTGGGGACTTGCCTGCCTTCAACAATGCCATGGTTGTCTATCCCGGCAAGAGAGTATTGGTGCTTCTGCCGCAATTCAGTTCTTGCATGCATGGAAGAACGTGATTGCAATGAATGTCAATGA